The Nostoc sp. 'Lobaria pulmonaria (5183) cyanobiont' genome window below encodes:
- a CDS encoding Uma2 family endonuclease yields the protein MTALTLNLNSILKLTREQFYQLCEENPDLQLERNAQGELVIMPPTGGETGRSNVNLILQLASWNEQKLLGEVFDSSTGFTLPSGADRSPDVSWVEKSRWDNLTKEQKEKFIPLCPDFAIEIMSPSDNLKKVQEKKMHDYMSNGCRLGWLINLKKQEVEIYRPEQDVEVLKSPQTISGESVLPGFVLNLKKIWG from the coding sequence ATGACAGCACTGACATTAAACCTGAATTCAATTCTGAAACTGACAAGAGAGCAGTTTTATCAGTTGTGTGAAGAAAACCCCGATTTACAACTAGAACGCAATGCCCAAGGAGAACTAGTCATAATGCCACCGACGGGAGGAGAAACTGGAAGAAGTAACGTTAATTTAATTCTGCAATTAGCATCATGGAATGAACAAAAGCTACTAGGTGAAGTTTTTGATTCTTCCACTGGATTTACTTTACCTTCAGGGGCTGATCGTTCTCCTGATGTTTCTTGGGTGGAAAAATCTCGTTGGGATAATTTGACGAAAGAACAAAAAGAAAAATTTATTCCTTTATGTCCTGATTTTGCGATTGAAATAATGTCACCATCTGACAATTTGAAAAAAGTGCAAGAAAAAAAAATGCATGATTATATGTCAAATGGGTGTCGTTTAGGTTGGCTAATAAATCTAAAAAAACAGGAAGTAGAAATTTATCGTCCTGAACAAGATGTGGAAGTTTTAAAATCACCTCAAACTATTTCTGGAGAAAGTGTTTTACCTGGTTTTGTACTAAATCTGAAAAAAATTTGGGGATAA
- a CDS encoding UbiD family decarboxylase, translating to MARDLRGFIKILEERGQLRRISALVDPDLEIAEISNRMLQKGGPGLLFENVKGASFPVAVNLMGTVERICWAMNMQHPEELETLGKKLSMLQQPKPPKKISQAIDFGKVLFDVVKAKPGRDFFPACQQVVLQGNDLDLNKLPLIRPYINDAGKIITLGLVITKDCETGTPNVGVYRLQLQSQNTMTVHWLSVRGGARHLRKAAERGKKLEVAIALGVDPLIIMAAATPIPIDLSEWLFAGLYGGSGVQLAKCKTVDLEVPADSEFVLEGTITPGEVLPDGPFGDHMGYYGGVEDSPLIRFECMTHRKNPIYLTTFSGRPPKEEAMMAIALNRIYTPILRQQVSEIVDFFLPMEALSYKAAIISIDKAYPGQARRAALAFWSALPQFTYTKFVIVVDKDINIRDPRQVVWAISSKVDPVRDVFILPNTPFDTLDFASEKIGLGGRMGIDATTKIPPETNHEWGSPLESDPDVAAMVERRWAEYGLAELQLGEVDPNLFGYDMR from the coding sequence ATGGCGAGAGACTTGCGGGGATTCATTAAAATTTTGGAAGAAAGAGGACAATTACGGCGAATTTCAGCTTTAGTTGACCCAGATTTAGAAATTGCTGAGATTTCCAACCGGATGCTGCAAAAAGGTGGCCCAGGGTTGTTGTTTGAAAACGTCAAAGGTGCTTCCTTTCCGGTGGCGGTAAATTTGATGGGAACTGTGGAAAGGATTTGCTGGGCGATGAATATGCAGCATCCAGAGGAGTTGGAAACTCTGGGGAAAAAATTGAGTATGCTGCAACAGCCGAAACCACCGAAGAAGATTTCCCAGGCGATAGATTTTGGAAAAGTGCTGTTTGATGTGGTGAAGGCGAAACCAGGACGAGACTTTTTCCCCGCTTGTCAGCAAGTTGTGCTTCAAGGTAATGATTTAGATTTAAATAAGTTGCCTTTGATACGTCCTTATATTAATGATGCTGGCAAGATTATCACGCTGGGACTAGTAATTACCAAGGATTGTGAAACTGGTACTCCGAATGTAGGAGTATATCGTTTACAACTACAATCTCAGAATACGATGACGGTTCACTGGTTATCGGTGCGGGGTGGGGCGAGGCATTTGCGAAAAGCAGCCGAACGTGGGAAAAAATTAGAAGTTGCGATCGCACTTGGTGTAGATCCTCTAATTATCATGGCAGCTGCCACACCCATCCCTATAGATTTATCAGAATGGCTGTTTGCTGGACTGTACGGCGGTTCTGGCGTGCAGTTGGCGAAATGTAAAACTGTAGATTTAGAAGTTCCCGCAGATTCCGAATTTGTCTTGGAAGGAACGATTACACCAGGGGAAGTCTTACCAGATGGGCCTTTTGGCGACCACATGGGTTATTACGGTGGTGTAGAAGATTCGCCGTTGATTCGCTTCGAGTGTATGACGCACCGGAAAAATCCGATTTACTTAACAACATTTAGCGGTCGTCCACCCAAAGAAGAAGCGATGATGGCGATCGCACTAAATCGCATTTATACGCCCATACTGCGGCAACAAGTATCAGAAATTGTCGATTTCTTCCTCCCAATGGAAGCTTTGAGTTACAAAGCGGCGATTATTTCCATTGATAAAGCATATCCAGGACAAGCGCGACGGGCGGCTTTAGCATTTTGGAGTGCCTTACCACAATTTACATACACCAAATTTGTAATTGTGGTGGATAAAGACATAAATATTCGCGATCCGCGTCAAGTTGTGTGGGCCATTAGTTCCAAAGTTGACCCAGTGCGAGATGTCTTTATTTTGCCAAATACACCTTTTGATACGTTGGATTTTGCCAGTGAAAAGATTGGCTTAGGTGGACGGATGGGAATTGATGCAACTACAAAGATTCCGCCGGAAACAAACCATGAATGGGGTTCGCCTTTAGAATCCGATCCAGATGTGGCGGCGATGGTAGAGAGACGATGGGCGGAGTATGGTTTGGCAGAGTTGCAGTTAGGAGAAGTAGACCCGAATTTGTTTGGCTATGATATGAGGTAA
- a CDS encoding asparagine synthetase B family protein, with product MDEAIRLRLQADVPVGCYLSGGLDSSTVLGMAARHTSHPIQAFTIAFDQPPYDEQAFARETVEHVGANLHILPVSQSDLVSNFADAVYYGERLSNTISTAGKYLLSKATRDMGYKVVLTGEGSDEIFGGYVAMHEDMLLYNREGQDEQTVQQLLAELQLNNPVSALLLETDASKMPLKGVQRTLGFVPTWLKNISAGLMKAGIKKLYPFYTPAFAAFVAERDAFRIFLNRLDVQGQLTGREPVNQSLSLWSKTVLPNYVLRMLGDGVEMAHSIEGRLPFLDHHVVELVRDFPVSLKIRGATEKYVLREAARPFLTDTMYYRKKHSYSSPPYALQSNQPLQELLQDTLRGEVMKSLPFYDQKAVIALLDQLPEMDDSKRTQVTFTLTGMVSACILQERFKLTG from the coding sequence TTGGACGAAGCGATTCGACTCCGCTTGCAAGCTGATGTACCAGTTGGCTGCTATCTCAGCGGTGGACTCGATTCGTCTACTGTGTTGGGAATGGCAGCTAGACATACCTCTCACCCGATACAGGCGTTTACTATCGCCTTTGATCAACCCCCTTATGACGAACAAGCTTTCGCTCGCGAGACAGTTGAACATGTCGGGGCAAATCTTCATATCCTTCCAGTCAGCCAATCCGATCTTGTCAGCAACTTTGCCGATGCCGTTTATTACGGTGAGAGGCTTTCCAACACTATCTCCACGGCTGGCAAATATCTATTGAGCAAGGCGACGCGAGATATGGGTTACAAAGTTGTACTTACGGGTGAAGGTTCTGACGAAATCTTCGGAGGATATGTCGCTATGCATGAGGATATGTTGCTCTACAATAGAGAAGGACAAGATGAACAGACTGTACAGCAGCTATTAGCAGAATTGCAATTGAACAATCCAGTTTCTGCACTTTTATTAGAAACTGATGCATCAAAGATGCCTTTAAAGGGCGTGCAGCGGACTTTAGGTTTTGTACCAACTTGGCTCAAAAATATTTCAGCTGGCCTGATGAAAGCCGGTATAAAGAAGCTTTACCCTTTTTATACGCCTGCATTTGCTGCTTTTGTGGCAGAACGCGATGCCTTTCGGATTTTTTTAAATCGCTTAGATGTACAGGGTCAACTAACTGGGCGGGAACCCGTCAATCAATCCCTTTCTTTGTGGTCTAAAACGGTTTTGCCAAACTACGTTTTGAGAATGCTGGGCGATGGTGTAGAAATGGCACATTCTATTGAGGGGCGTCTGCCATTTCTTGACCATCATGTGGTTGAGCTAGTGCGTGACTTTCCTGTTTCACTCAAAATCCGTGGTGCGACCGAAAAATATGTGCTGCGAGAAGCGGCACGCCCTTTCTTGACAGACACGATGTATTATCGTAAAAAGCACTCGTATTCTTCTCCACCTTATGCTCTGCAAAGCAATCAGCCATTGCAAGAACTACTCCAGGATACTTTGCGAGGCGAGGTGATGAAATCACTACCGTTCTACGACCAAAAAGCAGTTATTGCACTCCTAGATCAACTGCCCGAAATGGATGACAGTAAACGCACTCAAGTAACTTTTACTCTGACAGGAATGGTAAGTGCTTGTATTTTACAAGAACGGTTTAAACTGACGGGATAA
- a CDS encoding AprA-related methyltransferase: MTRSPGRKMVEKGHFELWPIFKNHILSIFNAPNVKEQPRVIVELGCGNGLLLQHIYLWIQEYSLCGNVLDEHDLTLIGIEQCPDLIRTATRNLADIPSADVISIDPS; this comes from the coding sequence ATGACTCGTAGCCCAGGTAGAAAAATGGTAGAAAAAGGCCACTTTGAGCTATGGCCGATTTTTAAAAATCACATTCTGTCAATTTTTAATGCTCCGAACGTCAAGGAGCAACCCAGAGTGATTGTTGAACTCGGCTGCGGTAATGGTCTACTGCTACAACATATCTACTTATGGATTCAAGAATATAGTCTTTGCGGTAATGTCCTGGATGAACATGATCTGACACTAATTGGTATTGAGCAATGCCCGGATTTAATTCGGACTGCAACTCGTAACCTTGCAGATATCCCATCTGCTGATGTCATTTCAATAGACCCATCCTAA
- the holA gene encoding DNA polymerase III subunit delta: MSVYLYYGENSYLLNQRTDYLVNQNVHPEWKVFNYVKLFGDEKNIAAKVFTEVMTLPFGEGNKIIHTNSDSLIGSLLNEDNNQELENHFSRIPSSNILLITGNKKPDSRKTVVKTILKYAQQEEFPLLSSWDKKGIVNLIGKYAAIHQVKLTPDVTNYLAEAIGNNTARAANSLNLLFMQVEK, encoded by the coding sequence ATGAGTGTATATCTATACTACGGCGAAAATAGCTACTTACTCAATCAAAGAACTGATTATTTAGTGAATCAAAATGTTCATCCAGAATGGAAAGTTTTCAATTACGTCAAGCTATTTGGAGATGAGAAAAATATTGCTGCAAAAGTCTTTACCGAGGTGATGACTTTGCCCTTTGGAGAGGGTAACAAAATTATTCATACAAACAGCGACTCTCTAATTGGAAGTTTATTAAATGAAGATAATAACCAAGAACTTGAAAATCACTTTTCCCGAATACCTTCAAGCAACATTCTACTAATTACTGGTAATAAAAAGCCAGATTCGCGCAAGACAGTAGTAAAAACTATCCTAAAATATGCCCAACAAGAAGAGTTTCCCCTACTTTCTAGTTGGGATAAAAAGGGGATAGTTAACTTGATAGGAAAGTATGCAGCCATACATCAAGTTAAACTCACGCCAGATGTCACTAATTATCTAGCCGAAGCAATTGGCAATAACACTGCACGAGCCGCGAATTCGCTAAACTTGCTGTTTATGCAAGTGGAAAAATAA
- a CDS encoding FIST signal transduction protein produces the protein MADQMQWANALSTRHSLEAAVTDVVERAVSSLTAPADLGLVFISSAFTSEYSRLLPLLAEKLSVPVLIGCSGGGVIGTTVSGETQELEAEPAISLTLAHLPEVKIQVFHVVAEELPDLDSSPDAWLDLIGVPPSPTPQFILLSSSFASGINDLLQGLDFAYPGSTIVGGQASGGGMGGRVALFCNDTNGEEQQNLYREGTVGIALTGNIVLETIVAQGCRPIGKPLQVTKADRNIILELDEQVPLVVLRDLIASLSEQERILAQHSLFVGVAMDGFKLALQQGDFLIRGILGVDPNAGAIAIGDRVRPGQRLQFHLRDAQASAEDLELLLQSYQHQRESEPSAVAALMFSCLGRGEGLYGKPNFDSELFQRYLNDIPVGGFFCGGEIGPVGGRTFLHAYTSAFGICRQNQ, from the coding sequence ATGGCAGACCAAATGCAGTGGGCAAATGCCCTATCAACCCGTCATTCTCTGGAAGCCGCTGTTACAGATGTGGTAGAACGAGCTGTTTCATCATTAACAGCACCTGCGGATCTAGGACTGGTATTCATTTCGTCTGCTTTTACGAGTGAGTATTCCCGACTGTTACCCTTGTTGGCTGAAAAACTTTCTGTGCCTGTGCTAATTGGCTGTAGTGGTGGAGGTGTGATTGGGACGACAGTTAGCGGAGAAACCCAAGAATTGGAAGCGGAACCAGCTATTAGCTTGACTTTAGCACACCTTCCAGAAGTGAAGATTCAAGTTTTTCATGTTGTTGCTGAAGAATTACCTGACTTAGACAGTTCACCAGATGCTTGGCTTGATTTGATCGGTGTGCCACCATCACCGACACCGCAGTTCATTTTGTTATCTAGTTCTTTCGCCTCTGGAATCAACGATTTGTTGCAGGGGCTAGATTTTGCTTATCCAGGATCGACGATCGTGGGGGGACAGGCTAGTGGTGGAGGTATGGGTGGTCGTGTTGCCCTTTTTTGTAACGATACTAACGGTGAGGAACAGCAAAACTTGTATCGTGAGGGCACTGTTGGTATAGCTTTGACTGGCAATATTGTTTTGGAAACGATTGTCGCCCAAGGATGCCGACCGATTGGCAAGCCATTGCAAGTCACAAAAGCCGATCGCAATATTATTCTAGAGTTAGATGAGCAAGTGCCTCTGGTGGTGTTACGAGATTTGATTGCTAGTCTCAGCGAACAAGAACGCATTTTAGCACAGCACTCTCTGTTTGTTGGTGTAGCAATGGATGGATTTAAGCTGGCTTTGCAGCAAGGAGACTTTTTAATTCGTGGTATTCTTGGAGTCGATCCAAATGCTGGGGCGATCGCAATTGGCGATCGCGTCCGTCCTGGTCAAAGGCTGCAATTCCATCTACGCGATGCCCAAGCCTCCGCTGAAGACCTAGAATTACTCCTGCAAAGTTATCAACACCAGCGAGAATCTGAACCCTCTGCCGTAGCTGCCTTGATGTTTTCCTGTCTGGGACGAGGTGAAGGACTCTATGGTAAACCCAACTTCGATTCTGAACTATTTCAGCGCTACCTTAACGATATTCCTGTTGGTGGCTTTTTCTGTGGCGGTGAAATCGGCCCTGTTGGTGGCAGAACCTTTTTACACGCCTACACTTCAGCATTTGGAATTTGTCGCCAAAATCAGTAA